AGTGCGGGTCCGGGGTGACCGCGACGACACGGTAGCCGTCACGGTGGACGTGGCCCGCGACGTCCGTCAGTCGGCCGACGACCGGCACTCCGTCCAGGTGGTCACCGTCGAGCCAGAGACCGTCCGGCGTGCACACGGCCTCGACCCGCCACCCGAGGTGCGGAAACTTGCGGGTTCGGGCGATCAGGTCGCGCACGGTGGCCGGGCTTCCGGCGGCGAGTACCGGTCGCAGGCACCGCCCTTCCTTGCGCTGCTTGTGCAGCCACAGGCGCAGCAGGTACCGCTCGGTCATCGTGACGAGCGCGATGGCCGGTATCGCGACGAAGATCCAGAGCTTGATGTTGTGCGAGGTGAGGGCGATCCCGCCGAGCGCCAGTACGACGGCCGCCGTGAACAGTGAGCGCCCGAGCCGGCGGAACTCCTCGGCGCCCTGCCCGAGTACGGCCGGTGCCCATGACCGGGTCACCGCAAGCGCTCCCAGCACCAGCAGCTCGGTGCCGAAGGCGAGGATTCTCCACTTCTCGTGCCAGTTCGCCGCGTCCCTGACCCCGAAGAAGCCGCCGATCGCCACCACCACGAAGGCGGTGGCCACGGTATCGCTGATGATCACCGTGTGGCGGTACCGCTGCGCCCAGTCGATGGCGGGCCGGCTGATGGCTCGGCTCGCCGTACGCCCGGGCGCCGCTAATAACGGCCCGACCAACTCCCCTTCCCCCTGTTGCACGGTTCCCCCCAGGTCGCCCGTGGACTCGACGTGTTCGTTCCACACGGTTCCTCCCCCCGGGAGGCCCGCGCCCCCCGCACTGTTCGTCCCCCCGGGAGGCCCGCCCCCCGTGCCGCGCTGTTCGTCCCCATCGGGAGGCCCCCGCCTCCCACGCCGCGCTGTTCCCTCCGCCGGGGGGACTCGGCCCCCCGCATGGCATACCGACCAGGCGGGGCGCTACGTGAAGACCCCACACGGCCGACAGCGGATTCGTATGTCCTGCCAGGGCCCCGAGACACACGGGAACCCTTGACCATTGCCCCCCACACCCAAGGCTCCCCCCTCGGGCTCCACGAAACGATCACTCACGTCGGGCGCCGGGCACACCACTGCCGGCCGTCCGTGACGTCAGACCTGTAGATCACTATTTGTCGCTTCGTGTCCAAGGATGCGAAGCACGGTCAATCTAGAGCATGGTGGGCCCCCTGAAGAGGGGAATGTATGCAACTTGTGCTCAAGCTTTGAAGGTTGACCGTAGAACGATGACTGCCCGCCGATGTCCTGAAGGCGATGACGTGCCGTGTGACCTGTGGTGACGGGAGCTTTACGGGCTGTCGGCACCGCGGGGCCCGAGGTGTTTCGGCACTGCTGTTCGGGCGCCGGCGCACTGGCCGGAATGGGTCGGGTTGTCATTTATGCTTCAAGGCGGCCGCGCGGCGGTGGCTCGTCGCGGTCCGCGGCACCTGCGGAACGGTCGGGTCCGGCCGGTCGAGGTGCGTGGCGTGCGTGGGGGCCCCGGCCCGTACGGGAACCACAGGACACTGGTCGAGAAGGTCTTGGGGAATCGAGTGACCGCCGATACGCGTCTCAGTGGTGTGGGGTGCGCAGCCCCCCGCCCGTGAACAGAAGACCCCCAGGGAGAAGCGAGGTATGCCGGTGATCTGCGTCGGAGGCATGATCGGGATCGGCAAGACGAGCGTGGCCGAGTTGCTCGCCAAGGAGCTGGGCAGCGAAGTCTTCTACGAGAGCGTCGAAGACAATCCGATCCTTCCGCTCTTCTACACGGCGAGCCCCGAGGAGATCCAGGCGAACCGCTACCCCTTCCTGCTCCAGCTCTACTTCCTGCAGACGCGGTTCGCCTCGATCAAGGAGGCGTACAAGCAGGGCGACAACGTCCTCGACCGGTCCATCTACGAGGACTGGTATTTCGCCAAGGTCAATCACGACCTGGGACGGATCAGCTCCCTCGAGATGCGGGTGTACGAGGGACTGCTGGGCGAGATGATGCGCGAGATCGACGGCCTGCCGTACCGCAAGGCACCCGATCTCATGGTCTACCTCAAGGCGGACTTCGAGACGGTGCTGCATCGCATCGGGCTGCGGGGCCGTGACTTCGAGCAGGACGAGAGCCTCGTCGAGTACTACCGGACGCTGTGGTCCGGCTACGACGACTGGGTGCACAAGCACTATTCGGCCAGTGATGTCCTCGTCGTGGACATGAACCACACCGATGTGGTGAACAACCCCGAGGACGCGGCCCGCGTGGTGCAAGAGGTCAGGGACGCACTGAAGCCGGCAAGGCTCCGGGGCTGAAACCCTTCCCCGTGGGCGGTCCCGCGGGCGCCGCGACGAGGCGGAACCGGTGCCATGCGCACCGGTTCCGCCTCGTCGTCGGGCCCGCGCGCGGGCGGCCCCTCAGCGCGTGGTGATCTGCTGGAGCGCCGCGCCCTGGTAGCGGGCACCGGCGTTCCACAGGATGAAGGAGTTCATCTTGTTGGCCGCCGCGGCCTTGATCTGTTCGGCCACCTCGGCCGGCCCGTAGGTGCTGCCCATCGAGAAGTCCTGGAGCCACGGGACGATCTCGGTCCGGGTGCCCTTCGCCTGGCGGGCGAAGTCGGCGAGGGAACGCTGCACGATCGCGTACGGAGCGGTGTCGGGCTGCGCGACACCGTACTCGCCCGGCCCCCAGTGGGAGGGGTAGACCATCGGTGCGATGTAGTCGGTGACCTTGACCAGGGCCCCGATGTCCTGCGCGATCTCGGTGGGCCGGGTGGCGGCGATGCCGAACACCGAGACGCCCAGGTAGGCGGAGTGCGGACGCAGCGCGGTGCGGGTGTCGGCGACGAACGAGGTGATCGACTGCTCGGGCGTGGCGCTGCCGATGCCCGGGAAGCGCATGTGGGAGAGCGGGCCGTCCGGTCGGCGCACGTAGTCGTAGAGGATGTCGTCGAAGCCGAGCCGAGCCGCCTCGACGGCGAGGTCCCGGTTGTACGCGCGGACCGTGGCGTTGGCGAAGTTGGTGAAGGACAGCGCTCCGTAGTGGCCGCCGTCGTAGGGCTGTCCGGTCGGGGTCAGGACCAGCTGGTCGCTCCTGCCGGACTTCCAGGCGGCCGCGGCGAGCTTGGGGTCGCGGAAGGCCACGATGCGGCCGATGACCTGGGCGCCGGCGGAGTGGATCTCGGTGATCGCCTTGCGGGCGTCGTAGTAGCCCTTGGCCGCGCCGATCCGGCGGGCCAGCGGCACCCGCGAGTCGTACCCGACCTCGCCGTCCTCGTCCTTGACGTCCAGCTCGACGGCGTTGAGCTTGCCGCTGCGAACGAGGGCGAGGATGTTGCCGCGCAAGGTGTTGTCGCCCCACCCGATGGCGGTGATGTGTGCGGCACGGATCATGGGGCGTCGCCCCCGGGTGGACACCTCCTTGGTGGTGGTGTTTCCGGCGCGGTCCACGGCGGTGACCGTCGCGAGGGGGGTGCCCTCGGGGACCTTGATCTTGAAGGCCCCGGCCTTGTCGACCGGGACCTTCCTGCCGTTGACGGTCACCTCGGAGTCGGTCGACGCACGGCCGGTGAGGGTCACGGGAGCGGCGACGTTCCCGACGTCGGGGTCGGCCACCGCCAGCTCGGGAGCGGTGGTGTCCACCCGGAAGCCCACGACCTTGCGGTACGAGGCGAAGGGGAAGCTGCTGTCGCCCGCCACCACCAGGGTGTGTCGGCCCTCGGTGAGGCGCGGGAGGACGAGTTTCAGGCGAGCGCCCTCGGCCGTGACGGGGACCGCCGTGCCGTCCAGGGTGGCGCGCAGCCCGTCCCTGCCGCCGGTCTCCTCGGTGGCGAGGTAGGCGCTGACGTGCGCCGCTTTGTGGCCGTCGAGGACGGCGCCGTCGCCCAGACCGTGGAGGCCCGGGCCCGGCGCGAGGATGGTCCAGGCTCCGACGGCCGCTCCGGCCAGTCCGAGGGCCCCGGTCGTCGCCAACAGGGCGACCCGATGGGTCGGGCGGCGGAGGCGGAGGGGGGTGGCCGAGCGCGATATGTGCTGGGGGGACATCGTGCCGTCCTTCGTGCCGTGGGCCGGATGCTGACTTCATTCATTGCCACACGGTGTCCCGGTCGGCGCGTTACGCCCATAATTCACACGAATGCCCCGTTCCTGCCCGGCGTGGCGGCTACGCCATGCAGGGGTCCGTGCGGTACACGCGCTCCCGTCGGAGGTAGGGATGGCGGGACACGTCCACCACGGAGGAGCTTCTCATGCGCCACCCGCTCGTCCCGCTGGGCGCCCTGGTGGGCGCCGCCCTGCTCGCCTCCGGCTGTTCCACGGGGCCGTCACCGGCCGCCGGGGAAGGCCGTGGGGCCGCCTCGTCCGCGGCGGTCGGCGCCGTCGCCGCGAAGACGCCGGCGGAGGTCGGCGCCGACGAACTCGGCCAGGTGCCCGTGCTGATGTACCACCAGCTCACCGGGAGACCGGCCGGCGTCTACGACCGCACCCCGGCCGATTTCCGCGCCGAAATGGAGCGCCTCGCGCGGGAGGACTACGTGCCCGTGACGGCCCGGGACTTCCAGACGGGCCGCATCGACATCCCCGCCGGGACGCACCCGGTGGTCCTCACCTTCGACGACTCGACCAACAGCCAGGTGCGCCTCGGCCCGGGCGGCGTCCCGGCGCCCGACACGGCCGTCGCCATCCTGATGGAGACGGCCGCGAAGCACCCCGGCTTCAAGCCGGTGGCGACGTTCTTCGTCAACGCGGACGGCTTCTCGGCGACCGGTACCGCCAAGGCCCTGACCTGGCTGAAGGAGCACGGGTACGAGGTCGCCAACCACACCGACCGCCACGAGAACCTGCGCTCCCTGGACCAGGCGGGTGCCACGCGGGCGATCTCGGCCGGACAGCTCGCGATCGAGAGGGCGGTGCCCGGGACGCGGGTCACGTCACTCGCCCTGCCGTTCGGCGCCATGCCCCAGCCGGCCGGAATCGCCACGCGGGGAACGGGCTACCGCTACGACGGGGTGTACCTCGTGGGAGCCAACCCCTCGGTCTCGCCGTTCGCGAAGACGTTCACCCCCGGCGCGATCCCGCGGATCCGTTCGGCGGGGCCCGAGGGCGAGGACGCCGACTTCGGCTCGTCGCGCTGGCTGGACAAGCTCGCCGCGGGGAAGAACCGGTACGTGTCCGACGGGGACCCGAACACCGTCGCCTTCCCGAGCGCCTCCCGGAACGAACTGTCCCCGGCCTTCGCGCGGCGCGCCCGCCCGTACTGAGCGGCGAGGACGGTCCTCGACCGCGCGGGTCGGGTCGACGACGGGCGGAGGACGGGCCGAAGACGGCGCGGACGGGTCAGATGCCGCAAGGCGCGGGGGTGGGCCACGGGACGGTGGTCTCGGCGGCGACCTCGTAGTCGACGCCGGGGACGTTCCAGCCGTAGAGCCGACCGACCTGGTCGCGGAACCACGCGGTGTCCGCGGTCGCGGCGATGCTGTCGGTGTCGGACCGGTCCCAGATGGCGCGGACGGCCGCCTGGACCTCGGGGTTCATCTCCCAGTCGTCCAGCCGGACGCGGTCCTGGTCGTCCACGTCGAGTCCGGCGTCGCCGGCGAGCCGGTTCCACAGGGCCGCCGCCTGATCGACGGTGGTCTGCCAGCTGTCACCGGCGACGCGGTGGAGGATGCCGGTGTAGAGCGCGATGCTCGGGATGGCCGTGGAGGCCTGGGTGACGGCCGCGCCCGCGACGACGGTGTGGGCGTGGCCCGTGCCCTGGAGTCGGGTGTTGATGGCGCGGGCGGTGTCTTCGAGGTGCTGCTTGGCGGCCCCGATGGTTCCGGCCCGGTAGATGGGGGCGGTGATGTCGGATCCGACGTAGGAGAGGGCGACGGTCCGGAAGCCGTCGGCGAGCAGGTCCTTGGACCGCAGGGCGTCGATCCACATCCGCCAGTCGGTGCCGCCCATCACCTGCACGGTCGCTTCGCGTTCGGCCTCGTCCGCGGCGCGCAGGCACATCTCGCCGATCTGCGGGACACCGTCCTCGAACACGAGGGTCTTGGCCCGGTAGTCGGTACCGATCGGCTTGATGACGGAGTGGTGGACCTCGCCGGTCACAGGGTCGGTGCGACGCGGGGCGGCGATGCTGTAGACCAGCAGGTCGATCTTGCCGAAGCGGGCGGCCAGTTGGTCGACGGCCTCGTCCTTGACCTCGTCGGAGAAGGCGTCGCCGTTGAGGAAGGTGAAGTCGGCGCCGGTCTCGGCGGCGAGTTCGGCGGTACGCGCGGTGCGGTACCAGCCCGCGCCCGCGGTGCGGCGCTCGGTCGCGGGGGACTCGAAGGCGATGCCGAGTCCGCGCATCCGGTGGGTGCGCAGGCCGACCAGGGTCGCGGCCAGGCCGTAGCCGGCGCTGGAGCCGATGACGAGGGTGACCGGGCCCGGCCGGTCGTCGCCGGTGGGGTCCGGCGTCTGTCGCCACATGTCGTCGACCACGGCTCGGCATCCGGTCGGGTGGCTGTTGACGTAGAGGTAGCCGCGGTTGCCGGGCTTGATCTCGCGGAGGCGCACTCGGGGGTCCTTTGGGCAGAAGAGGTCGCCCGTGCACCGGCGGTCACTCCGGACGGGCCTGCTCACATCCTCGGTGAGCGGGGCACGATCCGATGATGGTGATCTTTGCCAGAAGTGGCCGCGGAATCTTGTCGGTGTCCCATCCGGTCGTGCCACATCTGCCCGACGGGCGCAGCCGCGGGAGAACGCGCCGCCCTCAAGGGAGGGTTACTCCGGGAGCGTTCCCGGGCTCGGCAGGCGAAGCGGTCGTGGCCGCCGTGAGGTGTGGGCCTTCGACACCCCCGCGGGGATGCGGTACAGCACACACCGGCGGAGTGGCCCTTCGGGAACGCTCGGGTCCTCGAAGTCGTCGGCCGGGTCCCGGGTCATGCCGATCCGGCGCATCACCGCCCGGGACCGAAGGTTGTGGACGGTCGTCGACGCCACGATCTCCGACAGCCCGAGCGAGTCGAAGCCGAAGGCCAGGCAGGCCAGGGCGGCTTCGGTGGCATAACCGTGGCCCCACGCCGAACGCCTCAACCGCCATCCGACGTCCACCCCCGCGAACGGCATGTCCTGGTCCACCTCGTCCAGGCCGGCGCGTCCGATGAACCTGCCCGTGTCCCGTGCTTCCAGCGCCCACCAGCCGAAGCCCCGCCCGTCGAACCCGGCCCGCATCAGTGCCACCGTGGCGTCGCTCTGCTCCCGCGTCAGCGGTTCCCCAAGGTGTTCCCGGACTTCGGGGGCCGCGTTCATCTCCGCCCATGGTTCGAGGTCGGATTCCCGCCACCGGCGGAGCAGAAGACGATCCGTGCGCAGTTCGGGCATGAAGTCCAGCCAACGTCATCGCGATCGGGGTGTCGAACGGTTTTGCCGAGCGGTCGATGATGCGGGGAGGTGGGGCCGACCTCGGCGCGGGACACCTGCGTGCAGGCGGCCGCATCGCCGCCTCCTCGGTCTGCGGGCGCCCGAAGGGACCGACGCCTCGATGCCGGGACGGGTGTCGGATTGCCTTTGCCCGCGGGTGACGCCGCTGTGTATGTTGCTTGCCGGGTGGGGGTCAGTACGGGAGTTCGATTTCTCGTGCTGTTTCGACAAGCCTTGGGGCAGGGCCAGTTGGTCGGGATCGTGGGGTTGTCCGGGGCGAGTTCCGTGGCGCCGACAGCCTGAACCTGATCGTTCGTGTGCCGTGCTCCCGCATGCCCGAGACCAGATGTGTGTCGCCGGCGGACGTGGACCTTCACTTGTGCCTGGTGCGGCGTCGGAGAAGTCAGAGAATCGGCCGTCGGGCCGAAGAAGATCAGTGAGGGAAGACATGACGCGTAGGCTGACGGCGGCGCTGGTGGCGCTGCTGACCGTACTCGGTTTCAACATCCTCGGCGATGAGGCCGCCGTCGCCGCCGGCGGCACCCGGCTGTACAACTCCGGGAACT
This region of Streptomyces sp. NBC_00513 genomic DNA includes:
- a CDS encoding sugar transferase — encoded protein: MWNEHVESTGDLGGTVQQGEGELVGPLLAAPGRTASRAISRPAIDWAQRYRHTVIISDTVATAFVVVAIGGFFGVRDAANWHEKWRILAFGTELLVLGALAVTRSWAPAVLGQGAEEFRRLGRSLFTAAVVLALGGIALTSHNIKLWIFVAIPAIALVTMTERYLLRLWLHKQRKEGRCLRPVLAAGSPATVRDLIARTRKFPHLGWRVEAVCTPDGLWLDGDHLDGVPVVGRLTDVAGHVHRDGYRVVAVTPDPHWSPDRLQRLAWNLEGSDAEMVVAPVLMEVAGPRLRVDAVLGIPLLRVSMPIFTGARRAVKEVVDRLGALVLLMLFMPLMALVALLVLTDSRGGVFYRQRRVGKDGREFTMVKFRTMVAGADRARAELADLNEGAGPLFKLRRDPRVTRVGSMLRRYSLDELPQLLNVLTGSMSLVGPRPPLPEESAAYGPDIRRRLLVKPGLTGLWQISGRSDLPWEEAVRLDLRYVEDWSLALDTVILWKTLRAVVQGQGAY
- a CDS encoding deoxynucleoside kinase, whose product is MPVICVGGMIGIGKTSVAELLAKELGSEVFYESVEDNPILPLFYTASPEEIQANRYPFLLQLYFLQTRFASIKEAYKQGDNVLDRSIYEDWYFAKVNHDLGRISSLEMRVYEGLLGEMMREIDGLPYRKAPDLMVYLKADFETVLHRIGLRGRDFEQDESLVEYYRTLWSGYDDWVHKHYSASDVLVVDMNHTDVVNNPEDAARVVQEVRDALKPARLRG
- a CDS encoding putative glycoside hydrolase, giving the protein MSPQHISRSATPLRLRRPTHRVALLATTGALGLAGAAVGAWTILAPGPGLHGLGDGAVLDGHKAAHVSAYLATEETGGRDGLRATLDGTAVPVTAEGARLKLVLPRLTEGRHTLVVAGDSSFPFASYRKVVGFRVDTTAPELAVADPDVGNVAAPVTLTGRASTDSEVTVNGRKVPVDKAGAFKIKVPEGTPLATVTAVDRAGNTTTKEVSTRGRRPMIRAAHITAIGWGDNTLRGNILALVRSGKLNAVELDVKDEDGEVGYDSRVPLARRIGAAKGYYDARKAITEIHSAGAQVIGRIVAFRDPKLAAAAWKSGRSDQLVLTPTGQPYDGGHYGALSFTNFANATVRAYNRDLAVEAARLGFDDILYDYVRRPDGPLSHMRFPGIGSATPEQSITSFVADTRTALRPHSAYLGVSVFGIAATRPTEIAQDIGALVKVTDYIAPMVYPSHWGPGEYGVAQPDTAPYAIVQRSLADFARQAKGTRTEIVPWLQDFSMGSTYGPAEVAEQIKAAAANKMNSFILWNAGARYQGAALQQITTR
- a CDS encoding polysaccharide deacetylase family protein; protein product: MRHPLVPLGALVGAALLASGCSTGPSPAAGEGRGAASSAAVGAVAAKTPAEVGADELGQVPVLMYHQLTGRPAGVYDRTPADFRAEMERLAREDYVPVTARDFQTGRIDIPAGTHPVVLTFDDSTNSQVRLGPGGVPAPDTAVAILMETAAKHPGFKPVATFFVNADGFSATGTAKALTWLKEHGYEVANHTDRHENLRSLDQAGATRAISAGQLAIERAVPGTRVTSLALPFGAMPQPAGIATRGTGYRYDGVYLVGANPSVSPFAKTFTPGAIPRIRSAGPEGEDADFGSSRWLDKLAAGKNRYVSDGDPNTVAFPSASRNELSPAFARRARPY
- the fabV gene encoding enoyl-[acyl-carrier-protein] reductase FabV gives rise to the protein MRLREIKPGNRGYLYVNSHPTGCRAVVDDMWRQTPDPTGDDRPGPVTLVIGSSAGYGLAATLVGLRTHRMRGLGIAFESPATERRTAGAGWYRTARTAELAAETGADFTFLNGDAFSDEVKDEAVDQLAARFGKIDLLVYSIAAPRRTDPVTGEVHHSVIKPIGTDYRAKTLVFEDGVPQIGEMCLRAADEAEREATVQVMGGTDWRMWIDALRSKDLLADGFRTVALSYVGSDITAPIYRAGTIGAAKQHLEDTARAINTRLQGTGHAHTVVAGAAVTQASTAIPSIALYTGILHRVAGDSWQTTVDQAAALWNRLAGDAGLDVDDQDRVRLDDWEMNPEVQAAVRAIWDRSDTDSIAATADTAWFRDQVGRLYGWNVPGVDYEVAAETTVPWPTPAPCGI
- a CDS encoding GNAT family N-acetyltransferase, producing the protein MPELRTDRLLLRRWRESDLEPWAEMNAAPEVREHLGEPLTREQSDATVALMRAGFDGRGFGWWALEARDTGRFIGRAGLDEVDQDMPFAGVDVGWRLRRSAWGHGYATEAALACLAFGFDSLGLSEIVASTTVHNLRSRAVMRRIGMTRDPADDFEDPSVPEGPLRRCVLYRIPAGVSKAHTSRRPRPLRLPSPGTLPE